In Jaculus jaculus isolate mJacJac1 chromosome 4, mJacJac1.mat.Y.cur, whole genome shotgun sequence, a single genomic region encodes these proteins:
- the Col8a1 gene encoding collagen alpha-1(VIII) chain has product MAGLPGALPLLGVLLAISLGTLKLAQAGAYYGIKPLPPQIPPQMPPQIPQYQPLGQQVPHIPLGKDGLAMGKELPHMQYGKEYPHLPQYMKEIQPVPRMGKEVAPKKGKGEIPLASLRGEQGPRGEPGPRGPPGPPGLPGHGIPGIKGKPGPQGYPGIGKPGMPGMPGKPGAMGMPGAKGEIGPKGEIGPMGIPGPQGPPGPHGLPGIGKPGGPGLPGQPGAKGDRGPKGPPGPPGLQGPKGEKGFGMPGLPGLKGPPGMHGPPGPVGLPGVGKPGVTGFPGPQGPLGKPGPPGEPGPQGPVGIPGVQGPPGIPGVGKPGQDGIPGQPGFPGGKGEQGLPGLPGPPGLPGIGKPGFPGPKGDKGVGGIPGALGPRGEKGPIGPPGMGGPPGEPGLPGIPGPMGPPGAIGFPGPKGEGGITGPQGPPGPKGEPGLQGFPGKPGFLGEVGPPGMKGLPGPIGPKGEAGHKGLPGLPGVPGLLGPKGEPGIPGDQGLQGPPGIPGIAGPSGPIGPPGIPGPKGEPGLPGPPGFPGVGKPGVAGLHGPPGKPGALGPQGQPGLPGPPGPPGPPGPPAVMPPTQPPQGEYLPDMGLGIDGVKPPHAYGGKKGKSGGPAYEMPAFTAELTAPFPPVGAPVKFDKLLYNGRQNYNPQTGVFTCEVPGVYYFAYHVHCKGGNVWVALFKNSEPVMYTYDEYKKGFLDQASGSAVLLLRPGDRVFLQMPSEQAAGLYAGQYVHSSFSGYLLYPM; this is encoded by the exons ATGGCTGGGCTGCCTGGCGCTCTTCCACTGCTGGGCGTGCTCCTCGCCATTTCCCTGGGCACCCTCAAGCTCGCTCAGGCTGGGGCCTACTATGGAATCAAGCCGCTGCCACCTCAAATCCCTCCTCAGATGCCACCACAAATCCCACAGTACCAGCCCCTGGGCCAGCAAGTACCTCACATTCCTCTGGGCAAAGATGGCCTTGCTATGGGCAAGGAGCTGCCCCACATGCAATATGGCAAAGAGTATCCACACCTACCCCAATATATGAAAGAAATCCAGCCGGTGCCAAGAATGGGAAAGGAAGTGGCACCCAAGAAAGGCAAAG GAGAAATACCATTAGCCAGCTTGCGGGGAGAACAAGGTCCCCGTGGAGAACCTGGCCCAAGAGGACCACCTGGGCCCCCTGGTTTGCCAGGCCATGGGATACCTGGAATCAAAGGAAAACCAGGGCCTCAAGGATATCCAGGAATTGGAAAGCCAGGCATGCCTGGAATGCCGGGGAAGCCAGGAGCCATGGGAATGCCTGGAGCAAAAGGCGAAATTGGACCCAAAGGGGAAATCGGGCCCATGGGGATCCCAGGACCCCAaggccctccagggcctcatgGACTTCCGGGCATTGGGAAGCCAGGCGGACCAGGGTTACCAGGGCAACCAGGAGCAAAGGGTGATCGAGGACCCAAAGgaccaccaggacctccaggcctTCAAGGTCCCAAAGGAGAGAAGGGCTTTGGGATGCCAGGCTTGCCGGGTCTTAAAGGTCCTCCGGGCATGCATGGCCCTCCTGGCCCTGTTGGGTTGCCCGGAGTAGGAAAACCAGGAGTGACAGGCTTTCCTGGGCCCCAGGGTCCCCTTGGAAAACCGGGGCCTCCAGGAGAACCTGGACCACAAGGTCCTGTTGGGATACCCGGAGTTCAAGGACCTCCTGGGATTCCTGGAGTTGGGAAGCCAGGCCAGGATGGCATCCCTGGACAACCAGGATTCCCAGGGGGCAAAGGGGAgcagggcctgccagggcttcctggaCCACCAGGTCTCCCAGGTATCGGGAAGCcaggtttcccaggacccaaaggGGACAAGGGCGTGGGGGGTATTCCTGGAGCTCTTGGACCAAGAGGGGAGAAAGGACCAATAGGTCCCCCTGGAATGGGGGGACCCCCAGGAGAGCCAGGCCTCCCTGGGATCCCAGGTCCTATGGGCCCTCCGGGTGCAATTGGCTTTCCTGGGCCTAAAGGAGAAGGTGGGATTACAGGGCCACAGGGTCCGCCAGGTCCCAAGGGTGAGCCAGGCCTTCAAGGCTTCCCGGGAAAGCCAGGGTTTCTTGGTGAAGTAGGGCCTCCTGGCATGAAGGGCTTGCCAGGTCCCATAGGGCCTAAGGGGGAAGCCGGGCACAAGGGATTGCCAGGTCTCCCCGGAGTGCCGGGTTTGCTAGGACCCAAGGGAGAGCCCGGCATCCCGGGGGATCAGGGTCTGCAGGGTCCTCCTGGTATCCCAGGGATCGCAGGCCCTAGTGGCCCCATTGGACCACCGGGTATTCCAGGCCCCAAAGGGGAACCGGGCCTTCCAGGGCCCCCGGGGTTCCCTGGTGTGGGGAAGCCAGGAGTGGCAGGACTTCACGGGCCCCCAGGGAAACCCGGAGCCCTTGGACCTCAAGGGCAGCCTGGCCTTCCTGGGCCCCCGGGGCCTCCAGGtcctccagggcccccagccgtGATGCCCCCTACCCAGCCACCCCAGGGAGAGTATCTGCCGGATATGGGACTAGGAATTGACGGGGTGAAACCGCCGCACGCCTATGGGGGTAAGAAGGGCAAGAGTGGGGGTCCCGCCTACGAGATGCCCGCCTTCACCGCCGAGCTGACCGCCCCCTTCCCGCCCGTGGGGGCCCCGGTGAAGTTCGACAAGTTACTGTACAACGGCAGGCAGAACTACAACCCCCAGACGGGCGTTTTCACCTGCGAGGTCCCGGGCGTGTACTACTTCGCATACCACGTCCACTGCAAGGGGGGCAACGTGTGGGTTGCTCTGTTCAAGAACAGCGAGCCCGTGATGTACACGTACGACGAATACAAGAAGGGCTTCCTGGACCAGGCGTCGGGCAGCGCGGTGCTGCTGCTGCGGCCGGGGGACCGCGTCTTCCTCCAGATGCCCTCCGAGCAGGCCGCGGGACTGTACGCCGGGCAATACGTCCACTCCTCCTTTTCAGGGTATTTATTATATCCcatgtaa